Proteins encoded together in one Musa acuminata AAA Group cultivar baxijiao chromosome BXJ3-6, Cavendish_Baxijiao_AAA, whole genome shotgun sequence window:
- the LOC103986689 gene encoding flowering-promoting factor 1-like protein 3: protein MSGVWVFKNGVVRRENPGGGDSIGSRRRKILVYLPTNEVITSNEMLATKLAELGWELYPSTPDLVQFHKRSSVHLISVPRDFSRFTSVHMYDIVVKCRNVFEVRDA, encoded by the coding sequence ATGTCAGGGGTGTGGGTGTTCAAGAACGGCGTCGTGCGGCGAGAGAACCCAGGCGGCGGCGACTCGATCGGCAGTCGGCGGCGGAAGATCCTGGTCTATCTTCCCACCAACGAGGTGATCACATCCAATGAGATGCTGGCGACCAAGCTCGCGGAGCTCGGGTGGGAGCTGTACCCCAGCACCCCGGATCTTGTCCAGTTCCACAAGCGCTCGTCGGTGCACCTCATCTCGGTGCCGAGAGACTTCTCCAGGTTCACGTCCGTGCACATGTACGACATCGTCGTCAAGTGCCGGAACGTGTTTGAGGTGCGCGATGCATGA